A genomic window from Pagrus major chromosome 23, Pma_NU_1.0 includes:
- the tspan34b gene encoding tetraspanin 35, translating to MGCFGFLKAMMFVFNGIIFVAGVAILGVGIWVKVDSGSIFNFLGKIENVPPELTQVLNVGYLLIALGALLLVIGFLGCCGAVRESKCMLLLFFIIVLLVFIAEVAGAIVILVFRPLADELFTKVGKAAVENIKKDYGENADITGLWNTTMSTLKCCGFYNSSDFEGSPYYVDHNRQYPPQCCPGTDNPCNQTVADSVMTITGCFPKIKQLIDDNTVVIVGVALGIAALEICAMAVSMILFCRIKSMSA from the exons CAAAGCcatgatgtttgttttcaacGGCATTATCTTT gtGGCAGGTGTTGCCATCCTGGGTGTTGGGATCTGGGTGAAGGTGGACAGCGGCTCCATCTTCAACTTTCTCGggaaaattgaaaatgttcCACCAGAACTCACTCAGGTGCTCAATGTGGGCTACCTGCTGATCGCATTAGGAGCACTCCTGCTCGTCATCGGCTTTCTAGGCTGCTGTGGAGCCGTCAGAGAAAGCAAGtgcatgctgctgctg TTTTTTATCATCGTCCTGCTAGTCTTCATCGCAGAGGTTGCTGGTGCGATTGTGATCTTGGTATTCAGACCATTG GCGGACGAGTTGTTTACCAAGGTTGGCAAAGCTGCAGTTGAGAACATCAAGAAGGACTATGGGGAGAATGCTGACATCACAGGACTGTGGAATACTACGATGAGCACA TTAAAATGTTGTGGATTCTATAACTCATCAGACTTCGAGGGTTCTCCATATTATGTGGACCACAACCGGCAATACCCACCACAGTGCTGTCCAGGCACTGATAACCCCTGTAATCAAACAGTGGCCGACAGTGTCATG ACAATCACCGGTTGCTTCCCAAAGATCAAGCAGCTGATTGATGACAACACGGTGGTTATTGTAGGAGTGGCGCTGGGAATTGCAGCTCTGGAG ATATGTGCCATGGCTGTCTCCATGATCCTCTTCTGCAGAATAAAATCCATGAGCGCCTAA